The genomic region tggcattagcaatgctgatggattactgaccaaatgctgaccgagtgaaggcggatgctccacagacaggatcagtttttggtgggttattgttctgacggatcagaggaagggcaaaataattagtgacatcaacacaaacttactgctgacaccctctccactctgttggggtggctctacttgtataagcatttaaaagaacatgttctgttgacatctatgtggaatcagctgacgacggtgtaaaaggagtgtactTCTTTTTGGCTCTAACATCGACctgtgagttcatacttgagttatttggtcagttttggccccgtgactgcccaaataagtgaagtgtgtagtgattctaagagtgacgcctgtcatctgcatgtcatatggactcacagtattatttgactaccaaagcagactccctatgtgtgttactgcaaggcacagtgttctacaccactataaaggctctcagcagccaggaaatatctGTTTTTAACGAAATTCACCacgaatatattcggatcgaaccaaatttttcccaataattcggcgaatcagcgaatcgattttttttttaatttgctcatATTtactcatgatgtcaaaatgtgaacagcggGATGAGTAGGACTGTTTAAAGACCAATTTTAATctaaccaggaaatttattgggcaattcatggatcaaacacctgttgtgagttttgccattaagctccttgttaaagaacagcaagttgtgtaaaaatttctgaaacattgaacagttggatatgtgcattcaaaagtttagagaaggtcacattaagttcacctgtaaaggttagagagcATTTTagtttcacccacaagccaaatatccctaacttttcgtGAGTAGTGTATATCCAGTTAGTGCAGTGTATATCCAGTTACTACAATGTTAGATCCAGTTATTGCAATATATTTCCAGTTACTACAATGTTTATCCAGTTACAGCTTTTTtttcaaaacttattttttatATAGGCTTTAATAAACTCTCTGTTTGTTGGAATcaaacatgcatttacccatagctatgtatgtcagtgtcactctgacattatttgctattgcttttattgcattcaaaagttttaaaggggcgggagcaagaatttataaaaaattaacaaaaaatattgaatatctTTTCATAAAAATTTGAGTCCTTGGAGATGTCAGAGtttcatataccaattttcaggccagtTGAAATATATTTGATTCGTGTATAATCAACTGGAGtctgaatttaattttttgaAACATTTGCAGAACTGGACACAAAACTAATTAAATAAATTTTCTCTTCTCTAATCTAATGTTATAAATGTCTTTTCTTCTGGCATGTTATCTTAAAACGGAATGTGAGATTATCGACAGTCTTTAATTCGAAATGATAACGCAATTCAAAATGATAGCTCCAATTTCAAATTTTACCGGAATGACTCCATAGAGTAAAGCTGGGCACATACACATAATGTAAAAATTGGCCATACCCACAGATTTTGACAGGATCAGCCAATGATCTTATGCTATGGGTCTTCCCATTTCTCTTCCAATGGCAAATGGTAAAAGAAGGATTGGGCTTGTTAGCTTTCATCCCACCAATCCCTTATTCTCATGGTAGATAAGCTACTGCCAAAAGTGTCcagcaacagttttttttctctttcccccATGACAAAAGCATGTACAGCTGAGAATTGGGCTGATAACTGTCTCATCTGCATGGCTTTTACTTGTTAAACAGAACCATGAATGTCAATGTAAAAAGCTTTTCAAAGTGACCTACATGCATTACAATTAGTACATAAAAGTCCCTACATTTGGTCAAATGGAGGTCACATTTGCTGAAAAGTTGCTCCTCTAGCAAAAGCAAGACTGAGGTCTCCTCTGCTCTTCTGTTTGGCAGAATTGGTGACTCTGATATCAATATCTCTgaccatacaaaaaaaaactttgatgttAGTCAAACACCTCACAGTCCTAGATGCACcacacaccaccaccaccataaagCATGATAATGATTAGCATCCAAGTTAAAACTGAGCAATATACCTTGGAAGGCTTGCAAATATACAGTTAGTGCAAAAACATACAAGGAAAGCCTACTGCAACAGAGAAGAGAATTTTTCTATATAgacaagtataaaaaaaaagtttcgcactttaattcttttttttctttttttctagatacCTGACATGTCGAATATTACAATCCCATATTACAATGCATCAAACTGCAGCATCGATGATTTCCGTAACAAAGTCTACTCTACTGCGTACTCAATGTATGCAGTATTCGGTCTTATTGGCAATAGCTTCGCTTTATTCGTTCTGTTAAGGACCTACAGCCAGAGAACAGCTTTCCATATCTACATGCTCAACCTTGCCATCTCTGATCTGCTGTTCATCTGCACCCTTCCATTGAGAGTGGTCTATTACGTCAGCAGGGGACAGTGGTATTTTGGTGGGTTTTTATGTCGAATCAGTTCCTATGTCTTCTACGTGAACTTGTACTGCAGCATTTTCATTCTGACGGCAATGAGCGTAACACGCTTTCTGGCTATAGTTTTCCCAGTTAAAAATCTTAGATTTGTGTCTATAAAGAAAGCAAAGTGGGCATGTGCAGGAATATGGCTCTTTGTAACGCTAACAAGCTCACCATTTATCATGAGTGGGTCATATGTAGACCCCCAAACCAATCTAACCAAATGTTTCGAGCCACCGCCTTCTGAAGGTACAAAAAAAATGGTGCTCATTCTCAACTACATTTCTTTCATTATTGGCTTCATTATTCCATTTATTGTAATATTGGTGTGCTACACCATGATTATAAAAACATTGCTCAAGAACTCTATGGCAAAACAACAGACTTCCAGGAAGAAGGCCATTCGAATGATTATCA from Bufo gargarizans isolate SCDJY-AF-19 chromosome 9, ASM1485885v1, whole genome shotgun sequence harbors:
- the CYSLTR1 gene encoding cysteinyl leukotriene receptor 1 isoform X1, whose protein sequence is MLSSHSLYAIPGRHLLTIPDMSNITIPYYNASNCSIDDFRNKVYSTAYSMYAVFGLIGNSFALFVLLRTYSQRTAFHIYMLNLAISDLLFICTLPLRVVYYVSRGQWYFGGFLCRISSYVFYVNLYCSIFILTAMSVTRFLAIVFPVKNLRFVSIKKAKWACAGIWLFVTLTSSPFIMSGSYVDPQTNLTKCFEPPPSEGTKKMVLILNYISFIIGFIIPFIVILVCYTMIIKTLLKNSMAKQQTSRKKAIRMIIIVLIVFFLSFMPYHIQRAIHLHTVNKKDCNETLWEQKKVVITLALAASNCCFDPMLYFFSGENFRRRLSTFRKHSVTSMAHEGKKNRKKSGSLHDKSEVFPALEKQDSDES
- the CYSLTR1 gene encoding cysteinyl leukotriene receptor 1 isoform X3, yielding MLSSHSLYAIPGRHLLTIPDMSNITIPYYNASNCSIDDFRNKVYSTAYSMYAVFGLIGNSFALFVLLRTYSQRTAFHIYMLNLAISDLLFICTLPLRVVYYVSRGQWYFGENFRRRLSTFRKHSVTSMAHEGKKNRKKSGSLHDKSEVFPALEKQDSDES
- the CYSLTR1 gene encoding cysteinyl leukotriene receptor 1 isoform X2 is translated as MSNITIPYYNASNCSIDDFRNKVYSTAYSMYAVFGLIGNSFALFVLLRTYSQRTAFHIYMLNLAISDLLFICTLPLRVVYYVSRGQWYFGGFLCRISSYVFYVNLYCSIFILTAMSVTRFLAIVFPVKNLRFVSIKKAKWACAGIWLFVTLTSSPFIMSGSYVDPQTNLTKCFEPPPSEGTKKMVLILNYISFIIGFIIPFIVILVCYTMIIKTLLKNSMAKQQTSRKKAIRMIIIVLIVFFLSFMPYHIQRAIHLHTVNKKDCNETLWEQKKVVITLALAASNCCFDPMLYFFSGENFRRRLSTFRKHSVTSMAHEGKKNRKKSGSLHDKSEVFPALEKQDSDES